The genomic DNA TGCCAATTCCGCCACTCGCCCGGAGTGAAGCGTCGGACACCTTAGCCGACCCTCCGACCAGGAAGGATGGCCCGGACTCGGTACCATGGACCGACAATCCGCGTGGCCTCGGGCACAGAGGCCCCTCTTCCCGAACCCAGGACCAAGGGTGGGTAGGCTGGCTCGAGCATGGGACTGCAGCAGTTTGAGCAGCGACTCGAACGCTTCGTCGAGGGAGCGTTCGCAAAGGCGTTCCGTAGCGGCTTGCAGCCGGTGGAGATCGCGCGCCGCCTGACCCGCGAGATGGACCTTCACCGGACCGTCGGCCCCCGCGGCGTCATCGCCCCCAACGTGTTCGAGGTGGCCCTGTCGCCGGGCGACATCGAGCGCTTCGAGTCCTTTGCCGACGCCTTGGTGAGCGAGCTCGCTGACGCCGCGCGTGATCACGCCCGCACCGAGCGCTACGACTTCCTGGGTCCCGTGGAGGTGAGCCTGAAGCCGGATCAGGCCGTCAACCCGGGCTCCTGCCTCGTCAACAGCGAGGTCAAGGGCGGCCCGGGCGGCGGCCCCGCCGCCGGCCTGGTCCTCCCCGACGGCCGCCGCGTGACAATGGACGAGGGTCCCCTCGTCATCGGGCGGCTGCCCGAGTGCAGCGTGGTGTTGGATGACGCCAACGTCAGTCGGCGTCACGCCGAGCTGCGCCGCGACGGCCCGGACGTGGTCGTGGTTGACCTCGGATCGACGAACGGGACCCGCGTCAACGGCGCCCAGGTGCGCACCCAGCGGCTCAAC from Acidimicrobiales bacterium includes the following:
- a CDS encoding DUF3662 and FHA domain-containing protein produces the protein MGLQQFEQRLERFVEGAFAKAFRSGLQPVEIARRLTREMDLHRTVGPRGVIAPNVFEVALSPGDIERFESFADALVSELADAARDHARTERYDFLGPVEVSLKPDQAVNPGSCLVNSEVKGGPGGGPAAGLVLPDGRRVTMDEGPLVIGRLPECSVVLDDANVSRRHAELRRDGPDVVVVDLGSTNGTRVNGAQVRTQRLNDGDEITIGRSSLRFEVR